The following coding sequences lie in one Ostrea edulis chromosome 8, xbOstEdul1.1, whole genome shotgun sequence genomic window:
- the LOC130049806 gene encoding uncharacterized protein LOC130049806 isoform X1, which translates to MDTLGLSTQLKVRQCSQCQGNTEFYCNTCKRDLCLQCKKKHVTENSTRYHNVVFYVTRYTEKSFTTQCKLRQCSQCQGDTEFYCNTCKRDLCLQCKEKHVIDLHTKHHGVVIYRENFKCVPLRETCVRHPNRKYRMFCDHCYYSVCKRCTGHSTHALVDLRTAYQTKRQQHREIIDNIRSEILYNCRVFLAGIQTDIQTCPPQICHRQSQMSTKAKRLKSLIDTAVCDVKIRYRGLLIDRIQQQKRKMNRHLTHIQNYENRNEQSANRAVQFLLFIKTSRVPQIKDTPNLPQHLLLSLTEGFNIDDVSQLLRGIPEIQMTTGKRQVGIDECVKLMSTPVLHTSVCVTGSSCVLHISRVISDKVWVSDYNTLILTDTTGNTIHRVTDIPTSYRVGLHTVNCFGELIYIDRKHNVKKLSVNNKIFTALLERPSPWYPRCVYCSPSTGDLMVGMCNYKTKTGKVTRYNSGGQHILTIQHNNNSHTLYSGPYYITENKNGDIIVSDWINYLRGAVVVTEGGGRHRFSYTGHPSGSSLAPRGICTDALSHILVCDDNTRSVQMIDKDGHFLSLLLTQLSLNRPFSLNYDDQTHLLWVGPFNTNTVSVYRYLLRRYSLTDIWWRPVFYWWKREPRYNVPGKRPLTFRK; encoded by the exons ATGGACACACTAGGACTCAGCACTCAGCTAAAAGTACGACAATGTTCTCAATGTCAGGGGAACACTGAGTTTTACTGTAACACATGTAAACGTGACCTGTGTTTACAGTGTAAAAAGAAACATGTTACAGAAAACAGCACCAGATATCACAATGTAGTGTTCTATGTAACTCGTTATACTGAGAAGAGTTTTACCACACAGTGTAAACTACGACAATGTTCTCAATGTCAGGGGGACACTGAGTTTTACTGTAACACATGTAAACGTGATCTGTGTTTACAGTGTAAAGAGAAACATGTTATTGATCTACATACCAAACACCATGGTGTTGTGATTTACCGTGAGAACTTTAAATGTGTCCCTTTACGAGAGACCTGCGTCCGACATCCAAACAGAAAATACAGAATGTTTTGTGATCACTGTTACTATTCCGTATGTAAGCGCTGTACAGGTCATAGCACACACGCGCTGGTGGACCTTAGAACAGCCTATCAAACAAAGCGACAACAACACCGAGAAATCATAGACAACATCAGAAGTGAGATTCTCTATAACTGTCGTGTTTTCCTGGCAGGAATCCAAACTGATATCCAAACTTGTCCCCCACAAATCTGTCACCGTCAATCACAGATGTCAACAAAAGCCAAGAGACTGAAAAGTCTTATCGACACTGCGGTATGTGATGTTAAAATAAGATACAGAGGTTTATTGATTGATAGAATACAACAACAGAAGAGAAAAATGAACAGACACCTCACCCACATACAGAACTATGAAAACAGAAATGAACAATCAGCAAACAGAGCGGTACAATTCCTCTTGTTTATAAAGACCAGTCGTGTCCCCCAGATAAAGGACACCCCTAATCTTCCACAACACCTGCTGTTGTCCCTGACTGAGGGATTCAACATAGATGATGTCAGTCAGTTATTGAGGGGAATCCCAGAAATCCAAATGACAACAGGAAAACGACAAGTAGGAATAGACGAGTGTGTGAAACTGATGTCCACACCTGTATTACACACGTCTGTCTGTGTGACAGGTAGTAGTTGTGTGTTACACATATCTCGCGTGATCTCAGACAAGGTCTGGGTCTCTGATTATAACACTCTCATCTTAACCGACACAACAGGAAACACTATACACCGTGTGACAGATATACCAACATCGTATAGAGTAGGACTACACACAGTGAACTGTTTTGGTGAACTGATTTATATAGACAGGAAACATAACGTCAAGAAACTctctgtaaacaataaaatatttaccgCACTGTTAGAAAGACCATCACCATGGTATCCACGGTGTGTGTACTGCTCCCCGTCCACTGGAGATCTGATGGTCGGGATGTGTAACTATAAAACAAAGACAGGCAAGGTAACCCGGTACAACAGTGGTGGTCAACACATCCTGACCATTCAACACAACAACAACAGTCACACACTGTATAGTGGCCCTTATTATATCACAGAGAATAAGAACGGTGATATTATTGTGTCTGACTGGATTAATTATCTTCGTGGTGCTGTAGTGGTAACAGAGGGCGGGGGGAGACATCGATTCTCCTACACAGGACATCCATCAGGGTCATCGCTAGCACCACGAGGAATTTGTACAGATGCACTGTCACACAtcctggtgtgtgatgataacaCCCGCTCAGTACAAATGATTGACAAGGACGGCCACTTCCTGTCTCTGCTATTGACACAACTCAGTTTAAACAGACCATTTAGCCTGAATTATGATGATCAAACTCACCTTCTCTGGGTCGGACCATTCAACACCAACACAGTGTCTGTATATAGATATCTACTGAGgaggtactctctgactg atatatggtggcgcccagttttttattggtggaagagagaacccagatacaatgtacctgggaagagaccactgacttTCCGAAAGTAA
- the LOC130049806 gene encoding uncharacterized protein LOC130049806 isoform X2 — protein MDTLGLSTQLKVRQCSQCQGNTEFYCNTCKRDLCLQCKKKHVTENSTRYHNVVFYVTRYTEKSFTTQCKLRQCSQCQGDTEFYCNTCKRDLCLQCKEKHVIDLHTKHHGVVIYRENFKCVPLRETCVRHPNRKYRMFCDHCYYSVCKRCTGHSTHALVDLRTAYQTKRQQHREIIDNIRSEILYNCRVFLAGIQTDIQTCPPQICHRQSQMSTKAKRLKSLIDTAVCDVKIRYRGLLIDRIQQQKRKMNRHLTHIQNYENRNEQSANRAVQFLLFIKTSRVPQIKDTPNLPQHLLLSLTEGFNIDDVSQLLRGIPEIQMTTGKRQVGIDECVKLMSTPVLHTSVCVTGSSCVLHISRVISDKVWVSDYNTLILTDTTGNTIHRVTDIPTSYRVGLHTVNCFGELIYIDRKHNVKKLSVNNKIFTALLERPSPWYPRCVYCSPSTGDLMVGMCNYKTKTGKVTRYNSGGQHILTIQHNNNSHTLYSGPYYITENKNGDIIVSDWINYLRGAVVVTEGGGRHRFSYTGHPSGSSLAPRGICTDALSHILVCDDNTRSVQMIDKDGHFLSLLLTQLSLNRPFSLNYDDQTHLLWVGPFNTNTVSVYRYLLRRYSLTDNPVTDERIMEASGYDGIQN, from the exons ATGGACACACTAGGACTCAGCACTCAGCTAAAAGTACGACAATGTTCTCAATGTCAGGGGAACACTGAGTTTTACTGTAACACATGTAAACGTGACCTGTGTTTACAGTGTAAAAAGAAACATGTTACAGAAAACAGCACCAGATATCACAATGTAGTGTTCTATGTAACTCGTTATACTGAGAAGAGTTTTACCACACAGTGTAAACTACGACAATGTTCTCAATGTCAGGGGGACACTGAGTTTTACTGTAACACATGTAAACGTGATCTGTGTTTACAGTGTAAAGAGAAACATGTTATTGATCTACATACCAAACACCATGGTGTTGTGATTTACCGTGAGAACTTTAAATGTGTCCCTTTACGAGAGACCTGCGTCCGACATCCAAACAGAAAATACAGAATGTTTTGTGATCACTGTTACTATTCCGTATGTAAGCGCTGTACAGGTCATAGCACACACGCGCTGGTGGACCTTAGAACAGCCTATCAAACAAAGCGACAACAACACCGAGAAATCATAGACAACATCAGAAGTGAGATTCTCTATAACTGTCGTGTTTTCCTGGCAGGAATCCAAACTGATATCCAAACTTGTCCCCCACAAATCTGTCACCGTCAATCACAGATGTCAACAAAAGCCAAGAGACTGAAAAGTCTTATCGACACTGCGGTATGTGATGTTAAAATAAGATACAGAGGTTTATTGATTGATAGAATACAACAACAGAAGAGAAAAATGAACAGACACCTCACCCACATACAGAACTATGAAAACAGAAATGAACAATCAGCAAACAGAGCGGTACAATTCCTCTTGTTTATAAAGACCAGTCGTGTCCCCCAGATAAAGGACACCCCTAATCTTCCACAACACCTGCTGTTGTCCCTGACTGAGGGATTCAACATAGATGATGTCAGTCAGTTATTGAGGGGAATCCCAGAAATCCAAATGACAACAGGAAAACGACAAGTAGGAATAGACGAGTGTGTGAAACTGATGTCCACACCTGTATTACACACGTCTGTCTGTGTGACAGGTAGTAGTTGTGTGTTACACATATCTCGCGTGATCTCAGACAAGGTCTGGGTCTCTGATTATAACACTCTCATCTTAACCGACACAACAGGAAACACTATACACCGTGTGACAGATATACCAACATCGTATAGAGTAGGACTACACACAGTGAACTGTTTTGGTGAACTGATTTATATAGACAGGAAACATAACGTCAAGAAACTctctgtaaacaataaaatatttaccgCACTGTTAGAAAGACCATCACCATGGTATCCACGGTGTGTGTACTGCTCCCCGTCCACTGGAGATCTGATGGTCGGGATGTGTAACTATAAAACAAAGACAGGCAAGGTAACCCGGTACAACAGTGGTGGTCAACACATCCTGACCATTCAACACAACAACAACAGTCACACACTGTATAGTGGCCCTTATTATATCACAGAGAATAAGAACGGTGATATTATTGTGTCTGACTGGATTAATTATCTTCGTGGTGCTGTAGTGGTAACAGAGGGCGGGGGGAGACATCGATTCTCCTACACAGGACATCCATCAGGGTCATCGCTAGCACCACGAGGAATTTGTACAGATGCACTGTCACACAtcctggtgtgtgatgataacaCCCGCTCAGTACAAATGATTGACAAGGACGGCCACTTCCTGTCTCTGCTATTGACACAACTCAGTTTAAACAGACCATTTAGCCTGAATTATGATGATCAAACTCACCTTCTCTGGGTCGGACCATTCAACACCAACACAGTGTCTGTATATAGATATCTACTGAGgaggtactctctgactg ATAATCCAGTCACAGATGAGCGGATCATGGAAGCGTCAGGTTATGACGGGATTCAGAATTAG